The following are encoded in a window of Rubellicoccus peritrichatus genomic DNA:
- a CDS encoding lipid-binding SYLF domain-containing protein: MKTTLITLGAIIALSTGLLAEATAPKGEASADMTKAAHKKADTTGKILTQSKDIFVANQANPKRRIPDEILAEADAVLIVRMTRGAIGIGAAEGEGIATKNNVDNWSPPAFYKVGSGSLGIQLAANQSDIVALFMNPKAADMLYKQKFQWGVGLNAEAGPVGGQVGLNTWQDADVLVYDTRKGLSVGVQISGGSLVYDKTLNDAEYDKEGITAKQILGSTVEMPKEAIALTDLLREYSFVNTQPENAKK, encoded by the coding sequence ATGAAAACCACCTTAATTACACTAGGGGCTATTATCGCTCTATCAACTGGCCTGCTGGCTGAGGCAACTGCGCCAAAAGGCGAAGCTTCTGCTGACATGACCAAGGCCGCTCATAAGAAGGCTGACACAACCGGAAAAATCCTCACTCAGTCGAAAGATATTTTCGTTGCGAATCAGGCCAATCCCAAGCGCCGTATTCCGGACGAAATTCTCGCTGAAGCGGATGCGGTTCTTATTGTTCGCATGACTCGTGGCGCGATTGGAATCGGCGCCGCCGAAGGTGAAGGTATTGCGACCAAGAACAACGTCGACAACTGGAGCCCTCCAGCCTTCTACAAAGTTGGCTCAGGCAGCCTCGGCATTCAGCTGGCAGCAAACCAGTCCGACATCGTCGCCTTGTTCATGAATCCAAAGGCGGCCGATATGCTCTATAAGCAGAAGTTCCAGTGGGGCGTAGGTCTAAACGCAGAAGCTGGCCCTGTTGGCGGACAGGTAGGGCTCAACACCTGGCAGGATGCCGATGTTCTCGTCTATGACACCCGCAAGGGACTCAGCGTCGGTGTGCAGATCAGTGGTGGCAGCCTCGTTTACGACAAGACACTCAACGATGCAGAGTATGACAAGGAAGGTATCACTGCTAAGCAGATCCTCGGCAGCACCGTGGAAATGCCCAAGGAAGCGATTGCTCTGACTGACCTGCTTCGCGAGTATTCTTTCGTGAACACTCAGCCTGAAAACGCAAAGAAGTAA
- a CDS encoding cation diffusion facilitator family transporter, protein MATHSELIQTERNAIKYSVWGNLVMGLLGLGFAAASHSYAVLLDSVYSLVSFTASLFSLKVTEMIMRPANKDYPFGYAIYEPMFNLGKGLVIFTVCLLALYSSIEALFHGGREIAAGIAFFYAVSTAVVCLVIARILYHYAKRCESPIVSVDAKNWILDGILSAVIGGALLVVYLLEESRFKAWLPYADPVAVILLVMLFLPIPYRIIRDNWAQVLGRNTDPEIRGLSEEAVRECFHGKPVQETEIRALRAGRFIYLQVFIVVARDEAWPRKVRDEDEYRETLRRRLGEKFRYLIIDVVFTTDEKWINQVPEVES, encoded by the coding sequence ATGGCGACACACAGCGAATTGATCCAGACGGAGCGCAATGCAATAAAATACAGTGTTTGGGGCAATCTCGTTATGGGGTTGTTGGGGCTGGGTTTTGCTGCGGCATCGCACTCTTATGCGGTGCTGTTGGATAGTGTATATTCACTGGTCAGCTTCACTGCCTCGCTGTTTTCGCTAAAAGTTACTGAGATGATTATGCGGCCAGCCAACAAGGATTATCCGTTTGGATATGCGATTTATGAGCCAATGTTCAACCTCGGCAAGGGCTTGGTTATCTTCACTGTTTGTCTGCTTGCGTTGTATTCTTCGATAGAAGCTCTCTTCCATGGTGGGCGTGAGATCGCAGCAGGTATTGCTTTTTTTTATGCGGTATCGACTGCTGTCGTATGTCTGGTGATTGCCAGAATTCTTTACCATTATGCAAAGCGATGTGAGTCGCCGATTGTTTCAGTTGATGCCAAGAACTGGATTCTTGATGGTATCCTAAGCGCCGTGATTGGAGGCGCTCTGCTTGTTGTGTATCTGTTGGAGGAGTCGCGATTTAAAGCCTGGTTGCCTTATGCTGATCCAGTCGCGGTTATTTTGCTCGTTATGTTGTTCCTGCCGATCCCTTACCGGATCATTCGTGACAACTGGGCTCAGGTGCTTGGGCGAAATACTGATCCTGAAATACGAGGATTGTCGGAAGAAGCTGTCCGTGAATGCTTCCATGGCAAACCAGTCCAGGAAACCGAGATTCGGGCTCTGCGGGCGGGGCGTTTTATCTACCTTCAGGTCTTCATTGTCGTAGCCAGGGATGAAGCCTGGCCCAGAAAGGTTCGAGATGAGGATGAGTATCGTGAAACACTCCGTCGTCGTTTGGGTGAGAAGTTTCGATATCTGATCATCGATGTGGTCTTCACCACGGATGAGAAATGGATCAATCAGGTCCCCGAGGTTGAATCTTAA
- the ribB gene encoding 3,4-dihydroxy-2-butanone-4-phosphate synthase, whose translation MSESPFDTIEEALSEIAAGRAVVVTDDENRENEGDLIFAASKVSPELVNMMVRYGSGVVCVPMLPHHLDRLGIAPMVRHNREAMRTDYAVSVDAAEGITTGISAYDRAMTIRALADPKANPSDLVQPGHVFPLRAKPGGVLQRAGHTEAAVDLASLAGLFPAGVICELVKEDGDMMRLPDLVEFKEKFGLKLISIADLIHYRHKRDCLVERLATLPFESEFGTFDLHVFRNFLDDRRHFALSLGDLDENPTLVRVQSENLLGDVFRGSKFHGHSSLEAAMARIAEEGHGVVLYIEQPNGGIRIEKTDSGQKLAVGPMHMDFRDYGIGAQILAQLGLKKIRLLMTKPRNVVALDGYDLEIVEQISLGK comes from the coding sequence ATGTCAGAATCACCATTCGACACCATTGAGGAAGCACTCAGCGAGATCGCCGCGGGGCGCGCTGTCGTTGTGACCGATGACGAGAATCGTGAGAACGAGGGTGATTTGATCTTTGCTGCGAGCAAGGTCTCGCCGGAGCTGGTTAACATGATGGTGCGTTATGGCAGTGGCGTCGTTTGTGTGCCAATGCTGCCTCACCATCTGGACCGTTTGGGTATTGCACCGATGGTCAGGCACAATCGCGAAGCCATGCGGACGGATTATGCAGTCAGTGTGGACGCCGCGGAAGGAATCACCACAGGCATCAGCGCTTACGACCGCGCTATGACCATTCGAGCCTTGGCTGACCCCAAGGCAAACCCCAGCGATCTTGTGCAGCCGGGCCATGTATTTCCACTTCGTGCCAAGCCTGGCGGTGTGCTCCAGCGGGCTGGCCACACCGAGGCCGCTGTCGACCTTGCCAGCCTGGCCGGACTTTTTCCTGCCGGTGTTATCTGTGAGCTGGTCAAGGAGGATGGCGACATGATGCGCCTGCCTGATTTGGTGGAGTTTAAGGAGAAATTTGGCCTTAAACTCATTTCAATCGCAGACCTGATTCATTACCGTCACAAGCGGGACTGTCTGGTTGAACGATTGGCGACTTTACCTTTTGAGAGCGAGTTCGGCACATTTGACCTACATGTCTTCAGAAATTTCCTCGATGATCGCAGGCATTTTGCTCTCAGCCTTGGGGATTTGGATGAAAACCCGACGCTTGTCCGTGTCCAAAGCGAAAATTTGCTCGGTGATGTCTTTCGGGGAAGCAAATTCCATGGGCATAGTTCGCTTGAGGCGGCCATGGCCCGTATCGCCGAGGAAGGACATGGTGTCGTGCTTTACATCGAGCAACCAAACGGCGGCATTCGTATCGAAAAGACCGACTCGGGCCAAAAGCTGGCGGTTGGGCCAATGCACATGGACTTTCGTGACTATGGTATCGGTGCCCAGATACTAGCTCAACTGGGCCTCAAGAAGATCCGGTTACTGATGACCAAGCCACGCAATGTTGTCGCCCTTGATGGCTACGACCTGGAAATCGTTGAGCAGATTTCTTTGGGGAAGTAG
- the ribH gene encoding 6,7-dimethyl-8-ribityllumazine synthase, with protein sequence MSLDRPNAPEIDGSDLFFCIVAARYNPELVDALIQRTTATLQESGVREANIKVMRVPGSNELPYGVYMHALSRQYDCVIALGIVIAGETDHHSVIADSTADAFHKIGMETEVPVINGVVTVGNMEQAVARTTGDVDRGAEFARAALEMAWHKLRLVEMIDEIEEDLLTDDDDDDDLETLFRKN encoded by the coding sequence ATGAGTCTAGATAGACCAAACGCGCCAGAGATCGATGGATCAGACCTTTTCTTTTGCATTGTCGCAGCTCGCTACAACCCCGAGCTGGTCGATGCTTTAATTCAACGTACCACCGCGACACTACAGGAGTCCGGTGTTCGTGAAGCCAACATCAAAGTCATGCGGGTGCCGGGATCAAATGAGCTGCCTTACGGCGTCTACATGCATGCCCTCTCGCGCCAATACGACTGCGTCATTGCGCTTGGGATTGTCATCGCTGGCGAAACCGACCATCACAGTGTCATTGCTGATTCTACTGCCGATGCCTTCCACAAAATTGGCATGGAAACCGAAGTTCCGGTGATCAATGGTGTTGTTACCGTTGGCAACATGGAGCAGGCGGTGGCGCGAACCACAGGCGATGTCGATCGTGGAGCGGAGTTTGCCAGAGCTGCTCTGGAAATGGCCTGGCACAAACTGCGCTTGGTCGAAATGATCGATGAGATCGAAGAAGATCTCCTTACTGACGATGATGACGACGATGATTTAGAAACGCTTTTTCGTAAAAACTAA
- the nusB gene encoding transcription antitermination factor NusB: MSDEPTITESSVPEEPEEPAKPASKRRQNRVAAMQFLYMIEMNPSNDHKASVMTFFTNQDHPREYYAFAEELVWGALEGLDDVDETIRKHAKNWTFDRIAKVDLAILRLAIHELLHRRDIPPIVSINEAIDLSKEFSGPDSRRFVNGILDRLKENLDRPLRSAAD, translated from the coding sequence ATGTCAGACGAACCCACTATCACGGAGTCTTCGGTGCCGGAAGAGCCAGAAGAACCAGCAAAGCCAGCCAGCAAGCGCCGCCAGAACCGCGTGGCTGCAATGCAGTTCCTTTACATGATCGAGATGAATCCATCGAACGATCACAAGGCTTCGGTCATGACCTTTTTCACGAATCAGGATCATCCACGCGAGTATTATGCTTTTGCGGAAGAGCTCGTCTGGGGCGCGCTGGAAGGCCTGGATGACGTTGACGAGACTATCCGCAAGCATGCCAAGAACTGGACCTTTGATCGCATTGCCAAAGTAGACCTGGCGATCCTCCGGCTTGCGATCCACGAGCTGCTGCACCGACGCGATATTCCGCCGATTGTTTCGATCAATGAAGCCATCGATCTGAGCAAGGAATTCTCCGGTCCGGATTCCCGCCGTTTTGTGAACGGTATACTCGATCGCCTGAAGGAGAACCTCGACCGCCCTTTGCGTTCGGCTGCTGATTAG
- the ftsY gene encoding signal recognition particle-docking protein FtsY — protein sequence MRSFFSKFKDGLKKTTPTFYKIFGRVGGIFSGKKLDAASLEELEEALYGADFGVETTMEIIEEIQAAYKKDKDLRGQDAARIGASVLARVLEGAEPTEDWLGSARPEVICLIGVNGSGKTTTTAKLGWKFKEDGKDVVLAACDTFRAAANEQIKTWAERLDLRLVSSHHNADAAAVAFDAYQAAKDKDVLIVDTAGRLHTKSNLMEELKKIRRVLQKHDESAPHHSWLVVDGSLGSNSIEQARKFHEAFGLTGLIITKLDGTSRGGAIAGIYRELGIPIYFVGLGEQKEDLQPFTVKNYCNAIFGLEEA from the coding sequence ATGCGTTCATTTTTCTCAAAGTTCAAAGACGGTCTGAAGAAGACCACGCCGACGTTTTACAAGATATTCGGACGAGTCGGTGGTATCTTTTCAGGCAAGAAACTCGATGCGGCCAGCCTCGAAGAGCTGGAAGAAGCACTTTACGGTGCGGACTTCGGGGTCGAGACCACGATGGAGATCATCGAGGAGATCCAGGCAGCCTACAAAAAAGACAAGGATCTTCGTGGTCAGGATGCAGCCAGGATCGGGGCTTCTGTTCTCGCCCGCGTGCTTGAAGGAGCAGAGCCGACGGAAGACTGGCTGGGGTCTGCCAGACCAGAGGTCATCTGCCTCATTGGCGTCAATGGTTCTGGAAAGACGACCACCACGGCCAAACTGGGCTGGAAGTTCAAGGAAGACGGCAAAGACGTTGTCCTCGCCGCCTGTGATACCTTCCGTGCAGCCGCCAATGAGCAGATTAAAACCTGGGCCGAGCGGCTCGATTTGCGTCTCGTATCCAGTCATCATAATGCAGACGCCGCCGCAGTTGCCTTTGATGCCTATCAGGCTGCAAAGGACAAGGACGTGCTGATTGTCGATACGGCCGGCCGGCTTCACACCAAGAGCAATCTTATGGAGGAGCTGAAGAAGATTCGCCGTGTATTACAAAAGCATGATGAATCCGCGCCGCATCATTCCTGGTTGGTTGTTGATGGTTCGCTCGGTTCCAACTCGATTGAACAGGCGCGCAAGTTTCACGAAGCCTTCGGCCTGACCGGACTTATCATAACCAAACTTGACGGGACCAGCCGTGGTGGTGCCATCGCCGGTATCTACCGTGAACTTGGGATTCCAATCTACTTCGTCGGGCTGGGGGAGCAAAAAGAAGATCTACAACCCTTCACCGTAAAGAATTACTGTAACGCGATTTTTGGTCTGGAAGAAGCGTAG
- the aroB gene encoding 3-dehydroquinate synthase, protein MVEQLTVELGERSYPIVFFGGADAGVFVLEKIRQTGRSVTALADSKVWDLHFPKNDDLLCLKIEGGEASKSITCFDNACEFLATNRIARDGGLIAIGGGVVGDLAGFVAASYLRGIDFYQVPTTLLAMVDSSVGGKTGINIKAGKNLVGAFWQPQVVYICTEFLKTLPPEEFSAGMAEVIKYGMLYDAKLFDQLEALEHDLTWDHPELSAVVRRCCEIKAEIVKADEKETASSGGRALLNLGHTFAHAIENVAGYGTYLHGEAVAIGLVLAAKLSVRLVEAGRSGFAVSDEDVIRCHALIERYRLPTDLRISLHRVAGDLAAPKLSIEALLDAMRRDKKVRSGKLRFVAMEKIGNAVTVDDIPEGWIRDIWSEAGAE, encoded by the coding sequence ATGGTCGAACAATTGACAGTTGAGTTAGGGGAGCGCAGTTACCCGATTGTTTTTTTTGGAGGAGCTGATGCGGGTGTTTTTGTTTTGGAGAAGATTCGGCAAACTGGTCGTTCGGTAACCGCTCTGGCTGATTCAAAAGTGTGGGATTTGCATTTCCCTAAGAACGATGATCTGCTTTGCCTGAAGATTGAAGGGGGCGAAGCATCCAAGTCCATCACTTGCTTCGATAATGCCTGTGAGTTCCTTGCAACAAACCGAATCGCGCGCGATGGCGGATTGATTGCGATAGGCGGTGGAGTCGTTGGAGACCTCGCCGGCTTTGTGGCTGCATCCTATCTGCGCGGCATTGATTTCTATCAAGTGCCAACCACCTTGCTGGCCATGGTTGACAGTTCCGTTGGTGGTAAAACCGGGATCAACATCAAGGCGGGCAAAAATCTTGTCGGTGCATTCTGGCAACCCCAGGTAGTATACATTTGCACTGAGTTTTTAAAAACACTGCCGCCTGAAGAGTTTTCCGCTGGCATGGCCGAGGTCATCAAATACGGAATGCTTTACGATGCAAAGTTGTTCGATCAACTCGAAGCACTGGAGCATGATTTGACTTGGGACCATCCCGAGCTAAGTGCCGTGGTTCGGCGCTGCTGTGAAATTAAAGCCGAGATCGTTAAAGCCGACGAAAAAGAAACAGCGTCCAGCGGTGGTCGTGCTTTGTTGAACCTTGGACACACCTTTGCACATGCCATTGAAAACGTGGCAGGTTATGGCACTTACCTGCATGGGGAAGCCGTGGCTATTGGTTTGGTTCTCGCCGCAAAGCTTTCCGTTCGTCTGGTTGAAGCGGGTCGTTCGGGTTTCGCTGTCAGTGATGAAGATGTGATACGCTGCCATGCCTTGATTGAACGCTATCGTCTGCCGACAGATTTACGCATATCATTGCATCGCGTAGCGGGTGACCTTGCTGCACCAAAGCTTTCGATTGAAGCTTTGCTTGATGCCATGCGCCGCGATAAAAAAGTGCGCTCCGGTAAGCTCCGCTTCGTCGCAATGGAAAAGATCGGCAACGCTGTAACCGTGGATGATATTCCTGAGGGTTGGATCCGTGATATTTGGTCCGAGGCTGGTGCGGAATAA
- the lpxA gene encoding acyl-ACP--UDP-N-acetylglucosamine O-acyltransferase: MSDNFALIDPTAKLGAACSIAAFAVIKAGVTLADRVTVDHHAVIGGLPQDLHFDSATDSGVIIGEGTVIREGVTINRATKPGGNTVVGANCFLMANSHLGHDVQLGDHVILANGVLLGGHIIVEDHCFLGGAAVFHQYIRVGEGAIISGGSRMAHDVPPFALASDYSRIRGLNLIGMKRRGFSQEEISDVKACYKAVYFQPGDPARKAKAALDSGLFKTSRGEHFLRFFESGKRGFIRSDNERG; the protein is encoded by the coding sequence ATGTCCGATAATTTTGCACTTATTGATCCGACTGCGAAACTGGGGGCAGCTTGTTCCATTGCTGCCTTTGCGGTGATCAAAGCCGGAGTTACTCTGGCTGATCGAGTCACTGTCGATCACCATGCTGTGATTGGTGGGTTACCGCAGGACCTGCATTTTGATTCAGCGACAGATAGCGGCGTGATAATTGGCGAAGGCACGGTTATCCGTGAAGGTGTTACCATCAACCGTGCCACGAAGCCAGGTGGGAACACCGTGGTTGGTGCGAACTGCTTTCTTATGGCCAACAGCCACCTCGGTCATGATGTGCAACTGGGTGATCATGTGATTTTGGCCAATGGCGTCCTGCTCGGCGGGCATATTATTGTCGAGGATCATTGTTTCCTTGGAGGTGCGGCTGTCTTTCATCAATACATCAGAGTGGGAGAGGGTGCGATTATCAGTGGTGGTTCGCGCATGGCTCACGATGTTCCGCCTTTTGCCCTGGCATCCGACTATAGCCGTATACGTGGTTTGAACCTGATTGGCATGAAGCGCCGTGGTTTTTCCCAGGAAGAAATCAGCGATGTCAAAGCCTGTTACAAGGCTGTCTATTTCCAACCTGGCGATCCGGCGCGAAAAGCAAAAGCAGCGCTTGATTCCGGTTTGTTCAAAACCAGCAGAGGCGAGCACTTCCTGCGCTTCTTTGAATCGGGCAAACGCGGATTTATCCGTTCGGATAACGAGCGCGGATGA
- the pdxA gene encoding 4-hydroxythreonine-4-phosphate dehydrogenase PdxA, with protein MSLPIAITCGDPAGVGPEIIADWLRQNSYQQDAVCLIGPQSWLSGCEHKHAKVVGSADFVATPGEPTVAGAEIARDALEEAAYGCRQGRYSAVVTAPISKAWMQQAGFAYPGHTEFFADRWFGEPSMAFAGGKMRVVLATWHIPLSEVPNHMNQETIERAVKNASFLAERLGAVSPRIGVCGLNPHAGEGGLLGFEEQGVIDPILDDLRGIYHGLSKCLPSDTLFWRHLQGDFDVVVALYHDQGLGPLKTVDFESAANLTLGLPFVRTSPDHGTAFDIAGKGIAKTTSFSNAVALAKRLSLSM; from the coding sequence ATGTCTTTACCAATCGCAATAACCTGCGGAGATCCGGCTGGAGTTGGTCCGGAAATTATTGCTGATTGGTTGCGGCAGAACTCGTATCAACAGGATGCTGTTTGTTTAATCGGCCCGCAGTCATGGTTGTCTGGTTGTGAGCACAAACATGCTAAAGTCGTTGGCTCCGCTGATTTTGTCGCAACTCCAGGTGAGCCGACAGTTGCTGGTGCGGAGATCGCGCGGGATGCACTTGAGGAGGCCGCCTATGGTTGTCGCCAGGGACGTTACAGCGCAGTGGTTACTGCGCCGATCAGCAAAGCCTGGATGCAGCAGGCGGGTTTCGCCTATCCCGGGCATACCGAATTCTTTGCAGACCGTTGGTTTGGCGAGCCATCAATGGCGTTCGCTGGAGGAAAGATGCGAGTGGTCCTTGCCACCTGGCATATTCCGCTGAGTGAAGTGCCGAATCACATGAATCAGGAGACGATTGAGCGGGCGGTGAAAAATGCTTCATTCCTTGCTGAGCGTCTGGGCGCCGTCTCGCCACGCATTGGTGTTTGCGGGCTCAACCCGCATGCTGGAGAAGGTGGCTTGCTTGGGTTTGAAGAACAGGGTGTGATTGATCCGATTCTCGATGATCTGCGCGGGATATATCATGGCCTGTCAAAGTGCCTGCCCTCTGACACCTTATTCTGGAGGCATCTGCAGGGCGACTTTGATGTCGTGGTTGCGCTCTATCATGATCAGGGATTGGGGCCACTCAAGACAGTGGATTTCGAAAGTGCAGCCAACCTTACCTTGGGCCTGCCCTTTGTCCGCACCAGTCCGGATCACGGAACCGCCTTTGACATAGCAGGTAAGGGCATCGCCAAAACGACCAGCTTCAGCAACGCAGTTGCTCTCGCCAAACGCTTGTCGCTGAGCATGTAG
- a CDS encoding DUF3592 domain-containing protein, whose product MKTEFIEVEPKTGLLIGSVMILAGILFTGWKINRIFVELSTYSWIQTTAEMHSAEFDTQTRSSGSGVSYHGDFNYSYFVDGQEYFGNRYDAKGRMQTGLKKQAREFEENLKVSASVPVYYDPEDPSSSLLKKGITEDTSVRFVFSLFLVGVGLFTIRYQLKRMAKQDPGQHSPIQRPPFA is encoded by the coding sequence ATGAAAACGGAATTTATCGAAGTTGAGCCCAAGACGGGATTGCTGATTGGGTCCGTTATGATTCTCGCTGGAATTCTTTTCACCGGCTGGAAAATAAATCGAATTTTCGTTGAGCTATCGACTTATTCATGGATTCAGACAACTGCTGAAATGCACTCAGCTGAATTCGATACGCAGACAAGAAGCTCGGGATCAGGTGTAAGCTATCATGGCGATTTCAACTACAGCTACTTCGTCGACGGGCAAGAATATTTTGGCAACCGATACGATGCTAAAGGTCGGATGCAAACCGGATTGAAGAAACAGGCAAGGGAGTTTGAAGAAAACCTAAAGGTGAGCGCATCAGTTCCCGTATACTATGATCCAGAGGATCCATCCAGTAGCTTGTTGAAGAAAGGAATTACTGAGGATACTTCTGTTAGGTTTGTCTTTAGTTTATTTCTAGTGGGCGTTGGATTATTTACTATCCGTTACCAATTAAAGCGCATGGCTAAACAGGATCCCGGGCAACACTCGCCGATCCAGAGACCACCTTTTGCTTAA